One genomic window of Oncorhynchus gorbuscha isolate QuinsamMale2020 ecotype Even-year unplaced genomic scaffold, OgorEven_v1.0 Un_scaffold_1454, whole genome shotgun sequence includes the following:
- the LOC124022851 gene encoding uncharacterized protein LOC124022851: protein MAKDEKYPSTLSFLARQDNMRRWFQTLQQNKAVATVNHYTSTIGAFLQYSEETPPPGCRLTKNHWKEINRAMKEINKSVKGAISNKEGKGVSTKSLLEGKGVSTKSLLEGKGVSTKSLLEGKGVSTKSLLEGKGVSTKSLLEGKGVSTKSLLEGKGVSTKSLLEGKGVSTKSLLEGKGVSTKSLLEGKGVSTKSLLECQSLAKDMIPRVLKTLEETMTQRNQNRFYGFLCAYFTSMYGHSQGLYRNMMVKEVEEVQRGLSGTCLINVGNAKQMQTRIQMSLTKEEYSWFSDFLKFKHCLPGGKKARYFFFNSTNTEMKNLPVYLMEAWKEMGLPGRPTFTDLRTPIFSHVKKNVLPNADGETLADFVRHDSRMEAKRYAVNPSKAGETSAFRETGVEGRRYRTTGAAENQPSTSRKQKTREDVSERSTTPEETEVQY from the exons ATGGCGAAGGATGAGAAATATCCATCCACTCTCAGTTTCCTGGCACGCCAGGACAACATGAGGAG aTGGTTTCAGACCCTTCAGCAGAACAAGGCCGTCGCCACGGTCAACCACTACACCTCGACTATCGGTGCGTTTCTCCAATACTCCGAGGAGACCCCTCCGCCTGGCTGCCGGCTGACCAAAAACCACTGGAAGGAGATCAACCGGGCAATGAAGGAGATCAACAAGTCCGTGAAAGGAGCCATCTCCAACAAGGAAGGCAAGGGGGTGTCTACAAAGAGCCTGCTGGAGGGCAAGGGGGTGTCTACAAAGAGCCTGCTGGAGGGTAAGGGGGTGTCTACAAAGAGCCTGCTGGAGGGCAAGGGGGTGTCTACAAAGAGCCTGCTGGAGGGCAAGGGGGTGTCTACAAAGAGCCTGCTGGAGGGTAAGGGGGTGTCTACAAAGAGCCTGCTGGAGGGCAAGGGGGTGTCTACAAAGAGCCTGCTGGAGGGTAAGGGGGTGTCTACAAAGAGCCTGCTGGAGGGCAAGGGGGTGTCTACAAAGAGCCTGCTGGAGGGCAAGGGGGTGTCTACAAAGAGCCTGCTGGAGTGCCAGTCTCTTGCCAAGGACATGATCCCCCGAGTGCTGA AAACCTTGGAAGAAACAATGACACAGAGGAACCAGAACCGGTTTTACGGATTCCTGTGTGCCTATTTCACCTCCATGTACGGCCACAGCCAGGGCCTTTATAGAAACATGATggtgaaggaggtggaggaggtccaACGTGGCCTGTCTGGGACCTGTCTGATCAAC GTGGGAAACGCAAAACAAATGCAAACCAGGATCCAGATGTCGCTGACCAAAGAGGAGTACTCTTGGTTTTCAGACTTCCTGAAATTTAAGCACTGCCTCCCAGGGGGAAAGAAAGCCCGGTACTTCTTTTTCAATTCCACCAACACTGAGATGAAGAACCTGCCCGTCTACCTGATGGAGGCGTGGAAGGAGATGGGCCTGCCTGGACGCCCTACCTTCACTGACCTGCGGACTCCCATCTTCAGTCAT GTTAAAAAAAACGTTCTCCCGAATGCCGACGGGGAGACGTTGGCCGACTTCGTGCGCCACGACAGCCGGATGGAAGCCAAACGTTACGCGGTGAATCCTTCCAAAGCCGGTGAAACCAGCGCCTTCCGTGAGACAGGTGTTGAAGGGAGAAGATACCGCACCACGGGCGCGGCAGAGAACCAGCCATCCACCTCCAGAAAGCAGAAGACGAGAGAGGACGTCTCCGAGCGGAGCACCACCCCTGAAGAGACTGAGGTGCAGTACTAG